The following are encoded in a window of Geotrypetes seraphini chromosome 5, aGeoSer1.1, whole genome shotgun sequence genomic DNA:
- the IDS gene encoding iduronate 2-sulfatase has product MGQAACSRDFLLLLTLLGALTGAGARRSEPRRAAVGMNVLFIVVDDLRTSLGCYGDKIVKSPNIDQLASRSVMFKNAYAQQAVCAPSRVSFLTGRRPTTTKLFDFNSYWRVHAGNFTTIPQYFKENGYVTMSIGKVFHPGISSNHSDDFPLSWSIPPYHPSSEKYENKKTCKGKDGALHANLVCPVDVLEVPEQTLPDIQSTAEAIKLLQIMKHQNSPFFLAVGYHKPHIPLRYPKEYLKLYPLENITLAPDPDIPVDLPPVAYNPWTDIRKREDVQALNVSFPYSPIPQDFQLLIRQSYFAAVSYVDTQVGQLLSALDDLHLTNNTIVAFISDHGWSLGEHGEWAKYSNFDVATRVPMMIYVPGMTADVHPDSRMFSFIDPLSYAPDQVPEGKSRKIVVELLSLFATLSELVGLEVPPKCPETSFDVQLCTASSSLAAYINVTDDEEKGFVESVAYSMYPRPSDTPQWNSDLPDLKDIRIMGHSMRTVDYRYTLWVGFDPNTFNSNLSDIHAGELYLLEVDPNQDHNVYNRTFSETLFMKILGLLRK; this is encoded by the exons ATGGGGCAGGCAGCGTGCAGCCGGGACTTCCTGCTGTTGCTGACCTTGTTGGGGGCGCTAACCGGAGCCGGTGCCCGCAGGAGCGAGCCTCGGCGTGCAGCGG ttggtatgaatGTTCTCTTCATAGTAGTGGATGACTTACGGACTAGTCTTGGTTGTTATGGAGACAAAATTGTGAAGTCTCCAAATATTGATCAGCTGGCATCTCGAAGTGTAATGTTCAAAAATGCCTATGCCCAG cAAGCAGTGTGTGCGCCAAGCAGAGTTTCGTTTCTCACAGGGCGACGGCCTACCACAACCAAACTTTTTGACTTCAATTCGTACTGGAGAGTGCATGCAGGCAATTTCACCACGATCCCTCAATATTTCAAGGAGAATGGCTACGTGACTATGTCCATTGGAAAAGTGTTTCATCCTG GCATTTCTTCCAATCATAGTGATGATTTCCCACTCAGCTGGTCAATCCCACCATATCACCCATCTTCTGAAAAGTATGAAAACAAAAAG ACTTGTAAAGGTAAAGATGGAGCTCTTCATGCCAACCTGGTTTGCCCAGTGGATGTCTTGGAAGTTCCTGAACAAACTCTGCCAGATATTCAGAGTACCGCAGAAGCCATAAAGTTATTACAAATCATGAAACATCAGaattcccccttctttctagctGTTGGGTATCATAAACCACACATCCCTTTAAGGTATCCTAAG GAATATTTGAAACTATACCCTCTGGAAAACATTACACTGGCTCCAGACCCCGATATTCCTGTTGATTTGCCTCCTGTGGCATACAACCCCTGGACTGATATTCGCAAGAGAGAGGATGTGCAGGCTTTAAATGTTAGTTTTCCGTACAGCCCCATTCCACAAGACTTTCAG TTGCTGATTCGTCAGAGCTATTTTGCTGCAGTGTCCTACGTCGATACACAGGTTGGTCAGCTGTTGAGTGCTTTAGATGACCTTCACCTAACCAATAATACAATTGTGGCGTTTATCTCTGACCATG GATGGTCCCTAGGTGAACATGGAGAATGGGCAAAATATAGCAATTTTGATGTAGCCACTCGTGTGCCAATGATGATCTACGTGCCTGGAATGACTGCAGATGTTCATCCAGACAGTCGTatgttttctttcattgatcctCTAAGCTATGCTCCAGACCAAGTTCCTGAAG GGAAATCCAGGAAAATAGTTGTcgaactcctctctctctttgccaCACTCTCGGAGCTGGTGGGACTTGAGGTGCCACCAAAATGTCCAGAAACTTCATTCGATGTTCAGTTGTGCACGGCATCATCAAGTCTTGCCGCCTACATCAACGTTACAGATGATGAAGAGAAGGGTTTTGTAGAGTCCGTTGCTTACAGCATGTATCCCCGTCCTTCGGATACCCCTCAGTGGAACTCTGATCTTCCTGATCTGAAAGATATTAGAATCATGGGACACTCCATGCGCACAGTGGATTATAGATATACTCTGTGGGTTGGATTTGATCCAAATACTTTTAATTCCAACCTGAGTGATATCCATGCTGGAGAACTGTACTTGCTTGAAGTCGATCCTAATCAGGATCATAACGTGTATAACAGGACCTTCTCTGAGACTTTGTTCATGAAGATTCTAGGGCTTTTGAGAAAATAG